In Lacibacter sp. H375, one DNA window encodes the following:
- a CDS encoding DEAD/DEAH box helicase — MALPHLLKFAYNHGTEEVIRRGKKIHAIGFAELVEHDELMGTVVFRVRDDSYSTFYKVYIQKYKDANAMNVRCSCPYNLGDICRHEVASLFQLQDLIDKNILGLKDLQYDQRHTVVKMKNIELKTIRTLTAAAALDDAEVFLRSNKASILSAKDECVRAELQMNGETWPVTIQKNDERNFDTSCTCAENAHAICEHKAIVFMQLLNAHGPMYFDSIRNMDKEKGKLLGIYGYSLNDNWQEKFEFIYKDGKPFLRVLDPGVKRVEPSTLKKPEPVATVAVSNETETEVETVEEVKQSIRLGVVLNNNTKQFPYFSIEVVKGEVDEEGNEFTGTVEKLDVSKFIETEDLSENDKLLLQLLRRLQPAEISKFVNRNSPFSGIWENIIHHEEDDLPEDTKTLMLEYLLPRIQKLFAETNSPVLLLPKGKEFKTKNLVHISTTGTFLKPFFELKQQKNKWEWSCKVKINSVAMDVHENDWNSPLIFLFNNEARTWEKQEDAQLVIDFASNKNRLINNSDLSVFLEKEALKIARDYHVDFDQALIKEVKSGEPDITLQLQERGDYLVMVPTFSYKGYKVRPTDKEEIILPGEDGLIIVSRNREKENEFIEKVEKLHSQFIKPEGGAQLALKGAEVLKNNWFFLFVDAMKEMKVPVEGWEVLKNFRFNTAKPKTEIYISNGVDWFDAKVKVVFGDQSVSIAEVKKALANKQSLVQLQDGTLGVLPEEWIKRYSMLFRVGENKQDQLRLSKYHISVIDELYENRNEEELMIQLEEKYERLREFKHIKKVDPPAHLQPILRPYQESGFHWLNFLSEVGWGGILADDMGLGKTIQALSFLQHMQTKHGKLKALVACPTTLMYNWENEIKKFTPSLTYHIHHGAQRNRDKAFFDQFNVVITTYGTLRSDIKLLSEQAFDCVVLDESQAIKNPNSKVAKAACLLKSKHRLCMSGTPLQNNTFDIYAQMNFLNPGMLGTVEHFRNDFATPIDKFGEKEQKDHLRKLLFPFILRRTKEQVAKDLPEKTESILYCEMETEQRKIYDAYRNEYRSKILGTIEEVGIGQSQLTILQGLMKLRQICDSPFILNEAEKLPNHSIKLDELVRELEENMGNHKALVFSQFLGMLALIKEKLEELNIPFVYFDGSTSAADREKAVQDFQNNEETRVFLISLKAGGVGLNLTAADYVYIVDPWWNPAVEQQAIDRTHRIGQTNNIFAYRMICKDTIEDKILQLQERKRSLARDLIADDNGFVKSLSREDVEYLFS; from the coding sequence TTGGCATTACCACACCTGTTGAAGTTTGCATATAATCACGGTACCGAAGAAGTGATCCGTAGAGGGAAAAAAATTCATGCTATTGGTTTTGCGGAACTGGTGGAACATGATGAACTCATGGGCACTGTTGTTTTTCGTGTGCGTGACGATTCTTACTCTACTTTTTACAAAGTATATATCCAGAAGTACAAAGATGCCAACGCCATGAATGTGCGTTGCAGCTGTCCATACAATCTTGGTGATATCTGCCGGCACGAAGTAGCTTCTTTGTTTCAATTGCAGGATCTCATCGATAAAAATATTCTTGGTCTCAAAGATCTGCAATACGATCAGCGCCACACTGTGGTGAAGATGAAGAATATTGAACTAAAAACTATCCGAACACTTACTGCTGCTGCAGCATTGGATGATGCAGAAGTTTTTTTACGCAGCAATAAAGCATCTATTCTTTCTGCGAAGGATGAATGTGTCAGAGCCGAGTTGCAGATGAACGGAGAAACATGGCCGGTAACCATTCAGAAAAACGACGAACGTAATTTCGATACTTCCTGCACCTGTGCAGAAAATGCTCATGCTATTTGTGAACATAAAGCCATTGTGTTTATGCAGTTGCTTAATGCACACGGGCCCATGTATTTCGACAGCATCCGCAACATGGATAAAGAAAAAGGAAAGCTGTTGGGCATTTATGGTTATTCACTCAACGATAACTGGCAGGAAAAATTTGAATTCATTTATAAAGACGGGAAGCCGTTTCTCCGTGTGCTTGATCCCGGCGTAAAACGTGTTGAACCTTCTACCTTAAAAAAACCGGAACCTGTTGCAACAGTTGCTGTAAGCAATGAAACAGAAACAGAAGTTGAAACGGTAGAAGAAGTAAAACAATCTATACGACTTGGTGTAGTGTTAAACAACAACACCAAACAGTTTCCTTATTTCAGTATTGAAGTAGTAAAAGGCGAAGTGGATGAAGAAGGAAATGAGTTTACCGGTACTGTAGAAAAATTAGACGTCAGCAAATTTATTGAAACAGAAGACCTTTCAGAGAACGATAAACTATTATTACAATTGCTGCGTCGTTTGCAACCTGCAGAGATCAGCAAGTTTGTAAACCGCAACTCTCCCTTCTCCGGCATTTGGGAAAACATTATTCATCATGAAGAAGACGATCTTCCTGAAGACACGAAGACATTGATGCTGGAATATTTATTGCCACGCATTCAAAAGTTATTTGCAGAAACAAATTCTCCTGTATTACTTCTGCCGAAAGGAAAAGAATTCAAAACAAAAAATCTCGTACACATATCAACTACAGGAACTTTCCTGAAACCATTCTTTGAACTCAAACAACAGAAGAATAAATGGGAGTGGAGTTGCAAAGTGAAGATCAACAGTGTGGCAATGGATGTGCATGAAAATGATTGGAACAGTCCGCTCATCTTTTTATTCAATAATGAAGCCCGCACCTGGGAAAAACAGGAAGATGCGCAACTGGTGATCGATTTTGCATCAAACAAAAACAGGCTCATCAACAACAGCGATCTGTCTGTGTTCCTTGAAAAAGAAGCATTGAAAATTGCCCGTGATTATCATGTTGATTTCGACCAGGCATTGATCAAAGAAGTAAAATCAGGTGAGCCTGATATTACCTTGCAGTTACAGGAGCGTGGTGATTATTTAGTGATGGTGCCAACGTTTAGTTACAAAGGATATAAAGTTCGACCAACAGATAAAGAAGAAATTATTCTTCCCGGTGAAGATGGATTGATCATTGTAAGCCGTAACCGTGAAAAAGAAAATGAATTTATTGAGAAGGTAGAAAAACTGCATTCTCAATTCATCAAACCCGAAGGGGGTGCACAACTGGCATTAAAAGGCGCCGAAGTATTAAAGAACAACTGGTTCTTTTTATTTGTTGATGCCATGAAGGAAATGAAAGTACCGGTTGAAGGTTGGGAAGTACTTAAGAATTTCCGTTTCAATACAGCCAAACCAAAAACAGAAATTTATATCAGCAATGGTGTTGATTGGTTCGATGCAAAAGTGAAAGTGGTGTTTGGCGATCAGAGTGTGAGCATTGCTGAAGTAAAGAAAGCATTGGCCAACAAGCAATCACTTGTGCAACTGCAGGATGGAACCTTGGGTGTGTTACCTGAAGAATGGATCAAGCGTTACTCCATGCTCTTCCGTGTGGGTGAAAACAAACAGGACCAACTTCGTTTATCAAAATATCATATCAGTGTTATTGATGAACTGTATGAAAACAGGAATGAAGAAGAGTTGATGATCCAGCTCGAAGAAAAGTATGAACGCCTGCGTGAATTCAAACACATTAAGAAAGTGGATCCGCCTGCACATCTGCAACCTATTCTTCGTCCATACCAGGAAAGTGGATTTCACTGGCTCAACTTTTTAAGTGAAGTTGGTTGGGGTGGTATTCTTGCTGATGATATGGGTTTGGGTAAAACCATACAGGCACTTTCATTTTTGCAACACATGCAAACAAAGCATGGTAAACTGAAAGCATTGGTTGCTTGTCCTACAACGTTGATGTATAACTGGGAAAACGAGATCAAGAAATTTACGCCATCACTCACTTATCATATTCATCATGGTGCACAACGCAACCGTGATAAAGCGTTCTTCGATCAGTTCAATGTGGTGATCACCACGTACGGTACACTCCGCAGCGATATTAAATTATTAAGTGAGCAGGCGTTTGATTGTGTGGTGCTGGATGAAAGTCAGGCCATCAAAAATCCAAACAGTAAAGTAGCGAAAGCAGCTTGCCTGCTCAAAAGCAAACACCGTTTGTGCATGAGTGGTACGCCTTTGCAGAATAATACGTTTGACATTTATGCACAAATGAACTTCCTCAATCCGGGTATGCTGGGTACTGTTGAACATTTCAGAAACGATTTTGCTACACCTATTGATAAGTTTGGTGAGAAAGAACAGAAAGACCATTTGCGCAAATTGTTGTTCCCGTTTATTCTTCGCCGTACAAAAGAACAGGTGGCTAAAGATCTTCCGGAAAAAACAGAAAGTATTTTGTATTGCGAAATGGAAACTGAGCAACGTAAAATTTATGATGCTTACCGTAACGAATACCGTTCAAAAATTCTCGGTACTATTGAAGAGGTGGGTATTGGTCAATCGCAATTAACCATCCTGCAAGGGTTGATGAAACTCCGGCAGATCTGTGATTCACCGTTTATCTTAAATGAAGCAGAGAAGTTACCGAACCATTCAATTAAACTAGATGAGTTGGTGCGTGAGCTGGAAGAAAACATGGGTAACCACAAAGCATTGGTATTCTCTCAGTTCCTTGGTATGCTGGCGTTGATCAAAGAAAAACTGGAAGAGCTGAATATTCCGTTTGTGTATTTTGATGGTAGTACTTCTGCTGCTGATCGTGAAAAAGCGGTACAGGATTTCCAGAACAACGAAGAAACAAGAGTATTCCTTATTTCATTGAAAGCCGGTGGTGTGGGTTTGAACTTAACAGCTGCCGACTATGTGTACATTGTTGATCCATGGTGGAACCCTGCTGTTGAGCAACAGGCCATCGATCGTACACATCGTATCGGGCAAACGAATAACATCTTTGCGTACCGTATGATCTGTAAGGATACCATTGAAGATAAAATTTTACAACTGCAGGAACGTAAGCGTTCACTTGCACGTGATCTGATTGCTGATGATAATGGATTTGTGAAGAGTTTGAGCAGGGAAGACGTGGAATATCTGTTTAGTTAG
- the kdsB gene encoding 3-deoxy-manno-octulosonate cytidylyltransferase produces the protein MQIIAVIPARYAATRFPAKLMQMLGAKTVIRHTYENTVATGLFTDVLVVTDSDIIFQEITSNGGKAMMSSKEHESGTDRIAEAVNDMNVDVVINVQGDEPFVQKASLEKLCNIFQDQSVQVGSLMHILTDEEQINDPNCVKVVVNKQMDALYFSRSVIPYKRDASTPIAYYKHIGMYGYRKNSLLQFTALPASLLEQTEKLEQLRLLENGFRIRMAVTEPVGVSIDTPADLEKAKQLL, from the coding sequence ATGCAAATCATTGCTGTTATACCAGCCCGTTATGCGGCCACCAGATTTCCTGCAAAGCTGATGCAAATGTTGGGTGCTAAAACTGTCATCCGCCATACGTATGAAAATACTGTGGCCACCGGTTTGTTTACCGATGTGTTGGTGGTAACCGATAGTGATATTATTTTCCAGGAAATTACTTCCAACGGTGGTAAAGCAATGATGAGCAGTAAAGAACATGAAAGCGGTACAGACCGTATTGCCGAAGCAGTGAACGATATGAATGTTGATGTGGTGATAAATGTGCAGGGCGATGAACCTTTTGTACAGAAAGCTTCGCTTGAAAAATTATGCAACATCTTTCAAGATCAGTCGGTGCAGGTTGGTTCGTTAATGCATATTCTTACAGATGAAGAACAGATCAATGATCCGAATTGTGTGAAAGTGGTGGTGAATAAGCAAATGGATGCGCTATATTTCAGCCGCAGTGTAATTCCTTACAAAAGAGATGCTTCAACGCCAATTGCTTATTATAAACATATTGGCATGTATGGCTACCGGAAAAATAGTTTACTACAGTTTACTGCATTACCTGCCTCCTTACTGGAACAAACGGAAAAATTAGAGCAGCTTCGCCTCCTGGAGAACGGCTTTCGTATACGAATGGCTGTAACTGAACCAGTTGGCGTTTCTATTGATACTCCCGCCGATTTAGAGAAAGCGAAACAGCTTTTATAA
- a CDS encoding ATP-binding cassette domain-containing protein: MIHKLEADSIQFEINGRKILRDIYLKCETGKITGILGRNGEGKSCLMKIIYGSLECEKSVRFDDVAHREPFKRPDLLLYLPQFNFIPKSLSLKRIFDDYELEYSSFEKRFLEFKTRHRSTINSLSGGEQRLIELYIVVKSKSQFAMLDEPFTHLNPLQIEKVQNLLSEEKENKGLLVTDHMFRYITDISDSLYVLAEGKTHLTKNISELETLGYARL, encoded by the coding sequence ATGATTCATAAACTAGAGGCCGATAGTATCCAATTTGAAATTAATGGTAGAAAGATATTGAGAGATATTTATTTGAAATGTGAGACGGGTAAAATCACAGGTATTTTGGGAAGAAACGGGGAGGGCAAATCTTGCCTGATGAAAATTATCTACGGAAGTTTAGAATGCGAAAAATCTGTACGCTTTGACGATGTTGCACATCGTGAACCGTTCAAACGCCCCGACCTTTTACTTTATCTCCCGCAGTTTAACTTTATCCCTAAATCACTTTCTCTCAAAAGAATATTTGATGATTACGAATTGGAATATTCGTCATTCGAAAAGCGATTCCTGGAATTTAAAACAAGGCATCGCTCTACCATAAATAGTTTGTCCGGTGGAGAACAGAGATTAATTGAACTCTACATTGTAGTAAAATCCAAGTCTCAGTTTGCAATGCTTGATGAACCTTTTACTCATTTGAATCCACTTCAAATAGAAAAAGTACAGAATCTGCTTTCCGAAGAAAAAGAAAATAAAGGACTATTGGTAACAGATCATATGTTCAGATACATTACAGACATCTCTGATAGCTTATATGTACTGGCAGAAGGCAAAACTCATTTAACGAAAAACATCTCAGAGCTGGAAACACTGGGTTACGCAAGACTTTAG
- the gloA2 gene encoding SMU1112c/YaeR family gloxylase I-like metalloprotein → MLQAVHHIAIICSDYHVSRQFYTEVLGLTIVREVYRKERDSYKLDLALNGEYIIELFSFPSPPARPSRPEACGLRHLAFAVENLETVLQHLQQHKVEAEPIRIDEFTNKRFTFIADPDGLPIEFYEL, encoded by the coding sequence ATGTTACAAGCTGTTCACCACATCGCCATTATCTGTTCCGACTATCATGTGTCGAGACAATTTTATACCGAAGTATTGGGTCTTACAATCGTAAGGGAAGTGTATCGCAAAGAACGAGATTCATACAAACTCGATCTTGCATTGAATGGAGAATATATTATTGAACTGTTTTCTTTTCCTTCGCCACCTGCACGGCCATCAAGACCGGAGGCATGTGGTCTTCGTCATTTAGCATTTGCTGTAGAAAATCTTGAAACAGTATTGCAACATTTGCAACAACATAAGGTTGAAGCAGAACCAATACGTATTGATGAGTTTACCAACAAACGCTTTACGTTCATTGCCGATCCTGATGGATTACCAATTGAGTTTTATGAATTATAG
- a CDS encoding 3-keto-disaccharide hydrolase — translation MTTFARISCLLFFVVLFSAATAPAKKKKWVQLFDGKTLNGWKVGANAETFKVEDGAIVVNGKVAHLFYDGEVGKHDFKNFELKLDIMTMPGSNSGVYIHTQYQESSWPKKGYEVQVNNSQGDWRRTGGLYAVQDIKEPPAKDNEWFTMHIVVKNKNIKVSVNNKQLVDYTEPENAVREKGMEGRLLSSGTIALQGHDPNSKVLYKNIQLKVLD, via the coding sequence ATGACCACGTTTGCCCGCATCAGTTGTTTGTTGTTTTTTGTTGTTTTGTTTTCGGCTGCTACAGCCCCGGCGAAGAAAAAGAAGTGGGTTCAGTTGTTTGATGGCAAAACACTCAATGGCTGGAAAGTGGGAGCAAATGCTGAAACTTTTAAAGTAGAAGACGGAGCAATTGTAGTGAATGGGAAAGTTGCTCACTTATTTTATGACGGAGAAGTGGGAAAACACGACTTCAAAAATTTTGAACTGAAGCTTGATATTATGACCATGCCTGGTTCAAACTCCGGCGTATATATTCACACACAATACCAGGAAAGCTCATGGCCAAAAAAGGGATATGAAGTGCAGGTGAATAATTCGCAGGGCGACTGGCGCCGCACCGGAGGTTTGTATGCTGTGCAGGATATAAAAGAACCACCTGCCAAAGACAACGAATGGTTTACCATGCACATTGTTGTGAAAAATAAAAACATTAAAGTTTCTGTAAACAATAAACAATTGGTTGATTATACGGAACCTGAAAATGCTGTTCGTGAAAAAGGAATGGAAGGCCGCCTACTCAGCAGCGGTACCATTGCACTGCAGGGCCATGATCCAAATAGCAAAGTATTGTATAAAAATATTCAGCTGAAAGTTCTTGATTAA
- a CDS encoding VOC family protein, whose protein sequence is MLIRVHHIAIICSDYGRSKKFYTEVLQLSFFGEVYRKERGWHSSPDLRQKKPKIKRLKIECIKKKEVQLYFLLLYIYSMLQKCRVFYSGTNRTLYVFATPL, encoded by the coding sequence ATGCTCATTCGTGTACATCATATCGCCATCATCTGTTCAGATTATGGACGGTCGAAGAAATTTTATACAGAAGTACTCCAACTTTCTTTTTTCGGTGAAGTATATCGCAAAGAACGGGGGTGGCACAGTTCTCCCGACCTGCGCCAGAAGAAGCCAAAAATTAAACGGCTGAAGATTGAATGTATAAAGAAGAAGGAAGTACAGTTGTACTTCCTTCTTCTTTATATTTATAGTATGCTGCAGAAGTGTAGAGTATTTTATTCCGGCACAAATAGAACATTGTACGTTTTTGCAACGCCTTTGTAG
- the nadA gene encoding quinolinate synthase NadA, translated as MNTMLVTDPKINVEKNGFLNIELDPELDLFAEIERLKKEKNAIILAHYYQEPDIQDVADYIGDSLGLAQKAEQTDADIIVFAGVHFMAETAKILNPTKKVVIPDLKAGCSLSDSCPPPLFEQFKKQHPDHLVISYINCSAGIKALSDIICTSSNAQKIVESLPKDQKIIFAPDKNLGAYINKVTGRNMVLWNGACMVHEIFSVEKITKLKLRHPNAKVIAHPECEEPVLKLADFIGSTTQLLKYTEKDSSQEYIVATETGILHQMIKSNPHKTFIPAPPDNACACNDCPHMKRNTLEKIYLCMEYEMPEILMDEELRLAAKKPIDRMLELSAQFGLI; from the coding sequence ATGAACACAATGCTTGTAACTGATCCAAAGATAAACGTTGAAAAAAATGGATTTTTAAATATTGAGCTGGATCCTGAATTAGATCTGTTCGCCGAAATTGAACGTCTCAAAAAAGAAAAAAATGCCATTATTCTGGCGCACTATTACCAGGAACCCGACATACAGGATGTGGCAGATTACATTGGCGATAGCCTTGGGCTTGCGCAAAAAGCAGAACAAACCGACGCTGATATTATCGTTTTTGCTGGTGTGCATTTCATGGCTGAAACAGCCAAGATTCTCAACCCAACAAAAAAAGTGGTGATTCCTGATCTGAAGGCAGGTTGTTCGCTCAGCGACAGCTGTCCGCCGCCTCTGTTTGAGCAATTCAAAAAACAACATCCTGATCATCTGGTGATCTCTTACATCAACTGCAGTGCCGGTATAAAAGCTTTGAGCGACATTATTTGCACCAGCAGTAATGCACAAAAAATTGTGGAAAGTCTTCCGAAAGACCAGAAGATCATTTTTGCACCCGATAAAAACCTCGGAGCCTATATAAACAAAGTGACCGGTCGCAATATGGTGCTGTGGAATGGTGCCTGTATGGTACATGAAATATTCAGTGTTGAGAAAATTACCAAGCTGAAACTTCGTCATCCGAACGCAAAAGTGATTGCTCACCCGGAATGTGAAGAACCGGTATTAAAACTGGCAGATTTTATTGGAAGCACTACTCAGTTGCTCAAATACACCGAGAAGGACAGTAGCCAGGAATATATTGTGGCAACGGAAACTGGTATTCTTCATCAAATGATCAAGAGTAACCCACACAAGACCTTTATACCGGCTCCTCCTGATAATGCATGTGCATGTAATGATTGTCCACACATGAAGCGGAATACACTAGAAAAAATCTACCTGTGTATGGAATATGAGATGCCCGAAATTTTAATGGATGAAGAGTTGAGATTAGCGGCTAAAAAACCCATTGATCGTATGCTTGAGTTAAGTGCTCAGTTTGGACTGATCTAA
- a CDS encoding 2-phosphosulfolactate phosphatase: protein MANNKPTLYTCLSPALLHLYDLRNAVVVIIDVFRATSTIASALHNGAQCIIPVDEVAKAIALSKNIAGSIAAGERDGQIAEGLQHGNSPLEYSRDFIENRTLVLTTTNGTRLLQMALDNDADTIITGSFPNLSAVCDFLIKQNKNVVLGCAGWKDRYNLEDTLFAGAVISRIKENFTIHCDSSLTAELQYQQVKDDLHGFAPNLTHYHRLVDRFGLIEDIRFCMTPDIANVLPLYKEGMLLRG from the coding sequence ATGGCAAACAATAAACCCACACTCTATACCTGTCTCTCTCCTGCGTTATTACATTTATACGATCTGCGCAATGCAGTGGTAGTGATCATTGATGTATTTCGTGCAACATCAACAATTGCATCTGCATTGCACAACGGCGCACAATGTATAATTCCGGTTGATGAAGTAGCCAAAGCAATTGCTCTCAGCAAAAATATTGCAGGCAGCATTGCAGCCGGTGAGCGTGACGGACAAATTGCCGAAGGTTTACAACATGGTAATTCGCCGCTTGAATACAGTCGTGATTTTATTGAGAACAGAACATTGGTGCTCACTACTACAAACGGCACACGTTTGTTGCAAATGGCATTGGATAATGATGCAGATACCATCATCACCGGATCATTTCCAAACCTAAGTGCTGTGTGCGATTTTCTCATCAAACAAAACAAAAATGTTGTACTTGGTTGTGCCGGTTGGAAAGACCGTTACAATTTAGAAGACACGTTGTTTGCCGGTGCTGTTATCAGCCGCATCAAAGAAAACTTTACCATTCATTGCGATAGTTCACTCACTGCAGAATTACAATACCAACAGGTAAAAGATGATCTGCATGGTTTTGCACCAAATCTTACGCACTACCATCGTCTTGTAGATCGTTTTGGTTTGATCGAAGACATTCGTTTTTGTATGACACCTGATATTGCAAACGTGTTGCCGTTGTATAAAGAAGGAATGTTATTGAGGGGCTAA
- a CDS encoding TonB-dependent receptor yields MQQFRSLLLGFIILVSCFSSFAQHSLKAVVINEQDQPLAAATTVIQQLKRTAVADSNGVVFFKDLPAAVYTVLFSHVGYKTKTVSVQLPIDSTLVVVLNEEEHEEEEEIIITSTRTSRYIANIPTRIETISGEELEEKGNMKPGDIRMMLNESTGIQTQQTSATSYNSSIRIQGLDGKYTQLLRDGFPLYSGFSGGLGLLQIVPLDLKQVEVIKGASSTLYGGGAISGLVNLVSRTPGEERRLNFLFNGTSALGLDASAFYSEKFKKLGTTIFASFNAGTAYDPADIGLTAIPKFKRYTINPKLFLYLNERSTLHLGVNGTFENRIGGDLNYIKDPANNPNLYFEENKTTRISTQAGYDYNINPKSKLSLKNSVSFYDRSIAVPGFRFAGLQTASFSEASYRHENEKLEWITGMNVWTDLFTQNEPSSGSKVNYSHSTVGLFVQNTWNATEQFILETGLRGDYQNQYGFFALPRISALYKFTSQFSMRVGGGLGYKTPTVFTEDAERIQFRNVLPIDVANTKAEESIGGNLDLNYKTKLGDEVELSVNTLFFYTKVNNPLVLVPEVNNVYRFQQPAGFVDTKGVEANVKISYADFKLFIGYTLADVQQRYNGNSSTFPLVAKHRLNNVLMYEIEEKLKLGLEAYYFSKQQLNDGATGKPYWICGFMAEKLWERFSVFINFENFLNTRQTRFDTIYTGSINNPTFRDIYAPVDGFVVNGGIKIKL; encoded by the coding sequence ATGCAGCAGTTCCGCTCACTTCTTCTTGGCTTTATAATTCTTGTTTCCTGTTTCTCATCTTTTGCACAACACAGTTTAAAAGCAGTGGTAATAAATGAACAGGATCAACCACTAGCTGCTGCCACGACAGTTATTCAACAACTCAAGCGTACGGCTGTTGCAGATAGTAACGGTGTTGTATTTTTCAAAGATCTTCCTGCAGCTGTGTACACTGTTTTGTTTTCGCATGTGGGTTATAAAACAAAAACGGTTTCGGTTCAGCTGCCCATTGACAGCACGCTTGTTGTAGTGCTTAACGAAGAAGAACATGAAGAGGAAGAAGAGATCATTATTACATCTACAAGAACCAGCAGGTATATTGCCAATATCCCCACACGTATTGAAACAATTTCAGGCGAAGAGCTGGAAGAGAAAGGCAATATGAAGCCCGGTGATATCCGGATGATGCTGAATGAAAGCACCGGTATACAAACACAACAAACATCGGCTACTTCTTATAACTCCAGCATCCGCATACAAGGGCTCGATGGAAAGTACACGCAACTATTGCGTGATGGTTTTCCGTTGTACTCCGGTTTTTCAGGCGGGCTTGGTTTATTGCAAATTGTTCCGCTCGATCTCAAGCAGGTGGAAGTGATCAAAGGCGCCTCTTCTACATTGTATGGTGGCGGTGCCATTTCCGGTTTGGTGAATCTTGTGTCAAGAACACCGGGCGAAGAACGGCGGCTTAACTTTCTATTCAATGGTACTTCTGCATTGGGGCTAGATGCAAGTGCATTTTATTCGGAAAAATTCAAGAAGCTAGGTACAACAATTTTTGCTTCGTTCAACGCAGGTACTGCTTACGATCCGGCAGATATTGGTTTAACGGCTATTCCAAAATTCAAACGCTATACAATTAATCCAAAACTGTTTCTTTATTTAAATGAACGCAGCACGCTTCATCTTGGTGTGAATGGTACGTTTGAAAACAGGATCGGTGGTGATCTCAATTATATTAAAGATCCTGCGAACAACCCTAATCTTTATTTCGAAGAAAATAAAACAACACGTATCAGCACACAGGCGGGGTATGATTACAATATCAATCCGAAGTCAAAACTTTCATTGAAGAACAGTGTGAGTTTTTATGATCGCAGTATTGCTGTCCCGGGATTTCGTTTTGCAGGTTTGCAAACAGCTTCGTTCAGTGAAGCGAGCTATCGTCATGAAAATGAAAAACTGGAATGGATCACGGGTATGAATGTGTGGACCGATCTGTTCACACAAAACGAACCTTCTTCAGGTTCTAAAGTAAATTATTCACACTCAACAGTTGGCTTGTTTGTTCAAAACACCTGGAATGCAACGGAACAGTTTATTCTTGAAACAGGTTTGCGTGGCGATTATCAAAATCAATACGGTTTTTTTGCATTGCCAAGAATTTCTGCGTTGTATAAATTCACTTCACAATTTTCGATGCGTGTTGGTGGCGGGCTTGGTTATAAAACACCAACTGTGTTTACAGAAGATGCAGAACGTATTCAGTTCCGTAATGTATTACCAATTGATGTGGCTAATACAAAAGCTGAAGAATCTATTGGTGGTAATCTTGATCTCAACTACAAAACAAAACTTGGCGATGAAGTTGAATTATCGGTCAACACACTTTTCTTCTATACCAAAGTAAACAACCCGTTGGTGCTTGTTCCAGAAGTAAATAATGTTTATCGTTTCCAACAACCGGCTGGTTTTGTTGATACAAAAGGTGTGGAGGCTAATGTGAAAATTTCTTATGCTGATTTTAAATTGTTCATTGGTTATACTCTTGCTGATGTGCAGCAACGTTATAATGGAAACAGCAGCACATTTCCGCTTGTTGCGAAGCACCGGTTGAATAATGTGCTGATGTATGAGATCGAAGAAAAATTAAAGTTGGGTTTAGAAGCTTATTATTTCAGTAAGCAACAACTCAATGATGGTGCAACCGGCAAACCTTATTGGATCTGTGGTTTTATGGCAGAGAAACTTTGGGAACGTTTTTCAGTATTCATCAATTTTGAAAACTTCTTAAATACAAGACAAACAAGATTTGATACTATTTATACCGGTTCAATCAACAACCCAACCTTCCGTGATATTTATGCACCGGTTGATGGGTTTGTGGTGAATGGCGGTATTAAGATCAAGTTGTAA